DNA from Paraburkholderia sp. PGU19:
TTGATGTGTTGTCGCGCGATCTGAAGCCGCAAGGCCACGCGATCCAGGCGCGTCTCTATGCGGAAGATCCGGGCCGCGATTTCAAGCCCTGCCCGGGGCTGCTGACCGATGTGTCGTTTCCGCATGCCAATGGCCGCGCGCTGCGTATCGACACATGGATTGAAGCCGGTTGTGAAGTGCCGCCGTGGTTCGATCCGATGCTCGCGAAGCTGATCGCATGGCAACCGACTCGCGACGCAGCGCGCCATGCGCTCGATGCCGCGCTTGAAGCATCTCGCATTTATGGCGTCGAGACGAACCGCGACTATCTGCGGCAGATTCTTGCCGACACGCCGTTCGCGAGCGGCCATCCGTGGACGCGTTGCCTCGAAGGCCTGCGTTATCACGCATCGACCTTCGAAGTGCTCGGCGGCGGCACGCAGACGACTGTGCAGGACTATCCGGGCCGTCCGGGCTACTGGGCCGTGGGCGTGCCGCCCTCGGGACCGATGGACGATCGCGCGTTGCGTCTCGGCAATCGTCTGCTCGGCAACGACGCGCAGGCCGCCGCGCTCGAAATCACGATGAGCGGGCCCACGCTGCGCTTCAACACCGACGCCGTCGTCACGGTGACGGGCGCGACGCTCCCCGTGATGCTCGACGACATCCCGCAACCGATGAACACGACGTTCCTGGTTGCCGCCGGTTCGACGCTCGCACTCGGCACGATTCGCGGCGCAGGCGCGCGCGCCTATCTGTGCGTGCGCGGCGGGCTGGACGTCGCGCAGTATCTGGGCAGCCGCAGCACGTTCACGCTCGGGCAGTTCGGCGGCCACGGCGGACGCGCGCTGCGCGCGGGCGACGTGTTGCATCTTCATCCGCTCGCTGATCGCGATGCGGGCGCTTCAATGCCCGCCGCGCTCGCGCATCGCCTCGACGATGTGCGCGTGCTGCGCGTGATCTACGGTCCACATGGCGCGCCCGAATACTTCAGCGCGCGCTATATCGAGCAGTTTCTCGACACCGACTGGGAGATCCATTTCAATTCGAGCCGAACGGGTGTGCGGCTGATCGGTCCGAAGCCCGAATGGACGCGCGCGGACGGCGGCGAAGCGGGACTGCATCCGTCGAACATTCACGACAATCCGTACGCCGTCGGCGCGGTCGATTTCACCGGCGATATGCCCGTCATTCTCGGTCCGGACGGTCCGAGCCTTGGCGGCTTCGTGTGTCCCGTCACGGTGATCGAAGCGGATCTGTGGCAGATCGGCCAGTTGAAGGCGGGTGACAAGGTGCGCTTCGTACCCGTCGATATCGCCACGGCGCGCGAAGCGGCACGCGCACGCATCGAAGAAGTGGACACGCTCGCAGCACAGGCAACGTCACCGCATGCCGATGAACACCGCGCGGACTTGCAATCGCCCATCGTGCTGAACGTCGGCGAAGGCGATGACCGGCTCGTCGCGCGATTGTCCGGCGATACGCACCTGCTGCTCGAAATCGGACCGTCCGAACTCGATCTCGTGCTGCGCTTTCGCGGCCACGCATTGATGCAATCGCTCGAAGCGTTGCAGTTACCCGGCGTGATCGATCTGACGCCCGGCATCCGTTCGCTGCAGGTCCACTATCAGCCGGAGCAATTGCCGCTCGCGACGCTGCTCGATCATGTCGCGGCGACATGGCAACGCGTGCTGCTGCAAAAGGATCTGCGCGCGCCGTCGCGTGTGGTGCATCTGCCGCTGTCGTGGGACGACCCCGCGTGTCAGCTTGCCATCGACAAATATATGACCACCGTGCGCAAGGACGCGCCGTGGTGCCCGAGCAATCTGGAGTTCATCCGCCGCATCAACGACCTCGATTCAATCGATGCCGTGAAGCGCATCGTGTTCGACGCGAGCTATCTGGTGATGGGTCTCGGCGACGTCTATCTCGGCGCACCCGTCGCGACGCCGCTCGATCCGCGTCACCGTCTCGTGACGACGAAGTACAACCCGGCGCGTACGTGGACCGCCGAGAATTCCGTCGGCATCGGCGGCGCGTATCTGTGCGTGTATGGCATGGAAGGGCCGGGCGGCTATCAGTTCGTCGGACGCACGCTGCAGATGTGGAACCGCTATCGCGAAGTCGCGGATTTCGCGGGACGTCCATACCTGTTGCGCTTCTTCGATCAGATCCGCTTCTACGAAGTCTCCGCCGACGAACTACTGCGCATCCGCGAAGCGTTTCCGCTCGGCCGTTATCCGCTGAAGATCGAAGAGACCGAGTTGTCGCTGGCCGACTATCAGGCGTTTCTCGAACGCGAGGCGGACGACATCGCGCAGTTCCGCACGCGTCAGCAAGCGGCGTTTCAAGCTGAGCGGCAGCGTTGGCACGAAGCGGGCAGCAACGAAGACACGCTGGAGCCGCCTGTTATCGCCGACGCGGAAATCGCGCCGCTCACCGACGGCCAGATCGCCGTCGATAGCGAAATTGCCGGCAATCTGTGGCAAGTGCGCGTCGAGCCCGGCGCGAGCGTCGAAGCGGGCGACGTGCTGCTCGTGATCGAGTCGATGAAGATGGAAATATCCGTTATCGCGCCTTGCGCGGGCACTGTCGGCGAGATTCATGTCGCGCCGGGTTCGCCCGTTCGCGCGGGGCAGCGCGTCGTCGTGATCGACCAGCACGCATGAGACACCTCATTTGACACTTCACTTCAACGCATTAAGGAACCATCGGACATGGATTCATTCGATCTGCGTCTTCCCGCTGTGCGCGCCGCGTATCGCGAAGGCCGTGTCACGCCGCGCGCACTGATTGGCGCATTGCGCGAACGCGCCGCGGCACTGAACCCGGACTATCACCTGTTCATTCATCTGCTGTCCGACGCGGAAATCGAGCCTTATCTCGCGGCGCTCGACGGGCGCGCTGTCGATTCTTTGCCGCTTTACGGCGTGCCGTTTGCATTGAAGGACAATATCGATCTCACCGACATTCCGACGACGGCCGCCTGCCCCGCTTTCGCGTATACGCCTCAAGACTCGGCGACACTCGTCGCGCAACTAATCGCACTCGGCGCGGTGCCGATCGGCAAAACCAATCTCGACCAGTTCGCGACGGGACTCAACGGCACGCGCTCGCCGTACGGCAAGTGCCGCAATAGCGTGCACGCCGCGTATCCTTCGGGTGGATCGAGCGCGGGGTCGTCTCTGGCCGTGGCGCTCGGCGTCGCGAGCTTCGCGCTCGGCACCGATACGGCCGGCTCGGGCCGCGTGCCCGCCGCGCTGAACAACCTCGTCGGCACTAAGGGAACCAAGGGCTTGCTGTCGACGGCGGGCGTCGTGCCCGCCTGCCGCACGCTCGACTGCGTGACGTATTTCACCGCGACGGCCAGCGAGGCGAGCGAACTGCTCGCGCTCACCGCCCGCCATGATCCCGCCGATGCCTACAGCCGCGCGAATCCGCAATGGAACGACGCAGCCGCGTTCGGCGCCGTCACGCGCTTTCACTTCGGCGTGCCGCGTCAGCTGGAATTTGCCGGCTGCGAAGAAAGCCCCGCGCTATTCGCGCAGGCGCGCACGGCGCTCGAAGCGATCGGCGGCGAGGCCGTCGAGATCGACTTCGCGCCCTTCGTCGAAGCGGCGCGACTACTCTATGAAGGACCATGGGTTGCCGAGCGCTATAGCGTGGCAGGTGCGCTGATGGAATCGCAACCCGACGCCGTGCTGCCCGTGATTCGCGACGTGCTCGCGAAGGCGCCGGGCGCGACCGCCGTCGATGCATTTCGCGCACAGTACAAACTTCAGGCGCTGAAGCAGCGTTGCGATGCCGTGCTCGCGGAACTCGATTGCGTGCTGACACCGTCCATTCCGCGTGCCGTCACGCTCGATGAACTGGCGCGCGATCCTATCGGCCCGAACTCACTGCTGGGCTACTACACGAACTTCATGAATCTGCTCGATTACGCTGCGATCGCGACGCCCGCGGGTTTCATGCGCAATGGGCTGCCGTGGGGCGTGACGCTGTTCGGCCGCGCGTTCACCGATCAATATTTGCTGAGCATCGCCGATGCGCTGCATCGCAAGCTGAATGTGCCGCTGATCGGCGGCGCGAAGCAGGATGCCGATGTGCCCGCGCGCGCGGCACGCAACGACAGGATGAAGCTCGTTGTGTGCGGCGCGCATCTCGAAGGCTTGGCACTCAATGGACAGTTGATCGCGCGTGGCGCGCGCCTCGTCGAGAAGACCGCCAGCGCGCCGCGCTACCGGCTATATGCGCTGACGGGCGGCGGCGCGACGCAACGGCCTGGCATGACGCGAGATACAACGAACGGCGCGGCAATCGAGGTCGAAGTCTGGGAGTTGCCGGGCAGCGAAGCCGGCTCGTTTCTCGCGGGCATTCCCGCGCCGCTCGCGCTCGGCAAGGTCGAGCTTGCGGACGGACGCTGGGAAACTGGCTTCATGTGCGAAGCGTACGGTCTTGAAGGCGCCGTCGATATCACGCAATACGGCGGCTGGCGCGCCTGGCTGCAACGCGCTACCTGAACCATGCCTTAATCAAGCTTCGTATTGCGCCGCGTACAGCCGCGCGTGCCGGCCCGTCACTGTGCGGCTCCAGATATCCTCGTCGTCGAGGATGGTCTGGATCAACTCGACGGGCATTCCGCCGTCGATGATGGCAGCCACGCGAAACCCGTCGATCGGTTCATACGGGC
Protein-coding regions in this window:
- the uca gene encoding urea carboxylase — translated: MFDKVLIANRGAIACRILRTLRELNVEGVAVYSEADRASRHVSLADTACSLGDGAASVTYLDIAKILEIARAQGAQAIHPGYGFLSENAAFAEACEAAGIAFIGPTPAQLREFGLKHTARAIAAGQGVPMLEGTGLLDGLDAALEAAQRIGYPVMLKSTAGGGGIGMRVCRSADELVSQFDNVKRLGQNNFSDAGVFLEKYIEKARHLEVQVFGDGKGAAIALGVRDCSVQRRNQKVLEETPAPNLPNGVEAALCDAAIRLAQAVSYRSAGTVEFVYDSEAARFYFLEVNTRLQVEHGVTEQVWGVDLVRWMIELAAGTLAPLDVLSRDLKPQGHAIQARLYAEDPGRDFKPCPGLLTDVSFPHANGRALRIDTWIEAGCEVPPWFDPMLAKLIAWQPTRDAARHALDAALEASRIYGVETNRDYLRQILADTPFASGHPWTRCLEGLRYHASTFEVLGGGTQTTVQDYPGRPGYWAVGVPPSGPMDDRALRLGNRLLGNDAQAAALEITMSGPTLRFNTDAVVTVTGATLPVMLDDIPQPMNTTFLVAAGSTLALGTIRGAGARAYLCVRGGLDVAQYLGSRSTFTLGQFGGHGGRALRAGDVLHLHPLADRDAGASMPAALAHRLDDVRVLRVIYGPHGAPEYFSARYIEQFLDTDWEIHFNSSRTGVRLIGPKPEWTRADGGEAGLHPSNIHDNPYAVGAVDFTGDMPVILGPDGPSLGGFVCPVTVIEADLWQIGQLKAGDKVRFVPVDIATAREAARARIEEVDTLAAQATSPHADEHRADLQSPIVLNVGEGDDRLVARLSGDTHLLLEIGPSELDLVLRFRGHALMQSLEALQLPGVIDLTPGIRSLQVHYQPEQLPLATLLDHVAATWQRVLLQKDLRAPSRVVHLPLSWDDPACQLAIDKYMTTVRKDAPWCPSNLEFIRRINDLDSIDAVKRIVFDASYLVMGLGDVYLGAPVATPLDPRHRLVTTKYNPARTWTAENSVGIGGAYLCVYGMEGPGGYQFVGRTLQMWNRYREVADFAGRPYLLRFFDQIRFYEVSADELLRIREAFPLGRYPLKIEETELSLADYQAFLEREADDIAQFRTRQQAAFQAERQRWHEAGSNEDTLEPPVIADAEIAPLTDGQIAVDSEIAGNLWQVRVEPGASVEAGDVLLVIESMKMEISVIAPCAGTVGEIHVAPGSPVRAGQRVVVIDQHA
- the atzF gene encoding allophanate hydrolase, with product MDSFDLRLPAVRAAYREGRVTPRALIGALRERAAALNPDYHLFIHLLSDAEIEPYLAALDGRAVDSLPLYGVPFALKDNIDLTDIPTTAACPAFAYTPQDSATLVAQLIALGAVPIGKTNLDQFATGLNGTRSPYGKCRNSVHAAYPSGGSSAGSSLAVALGVASFALGTDTAGSGRVPAALNNLVGTKGTKGLLSTAGVVPACRTLDCVTYFTATASEASELLALTARHDPADAYSRANPQWNDAAAFGAVTRFHFGVPRQLEFAGCEESPALFAQARTALEAIGGEAVEIDFAPFVEAARLLYEGPWVAERYSVAGALMESQPDAVLPVIRDVLAKAPGATAVDAFRAQYKLQALKQRCDAVLAELDCVLTPSIPRAVTLDELARDPIGPNSLLGYYTNFMNLLDYAAIATPAGFMRNGLPWGVTLFGRAFTDQYLLSIADALHRKLNVPLIGGAKQDADVPARAARNDRMKLVVCGAHLEGLALNGQLIARGARLVEKTASAPRYRLYALTGGGATQRPGMTRDTTNGAAIEVEVWELPGSEAGSFLAGIPAPLALGKVELADGRWETGFMCEAYGLEGAVDITQYGGWRAWLQRAT